A region from the Pelecanus crispus isolate bPelCri1 chromosome 11, bPelCri1.pri, whole genome shotgun sequence genome encodes:
- the ANAPC7 gene encoding anaphase-promoting complex subunit 7 isoform X1: MSVVEHVREMASAGLHSNVRLLSGLLLTMSGNNSELFSPSQKYQLLVYHADSLFHDKEYRNAVSKYTMALQQKKALSKTSKVRPSTGNAASTPQSQCLPSEIEVKYKMAECYTMLKQDKDAIAILDGIPSRQRTPKINMMLANLYKKAGQERSSVTSYKEVLRQCPLALDAILGLLSLSVKGAEVASMTINVIQSIPNLDWLSVWIKAYAFVHTGDNTRAINTICSLEKKSLLRDNVDLLGSLADLYFRAGDNKNSILKFEQAQMLDPYLIKGMDVYGYLLAREGRLEDVENLGCRLFNISDQHAEPWVVSGCHSFYSKRYSRALYLGAKAIQLNSNSVQALLLKGAALRNMGRVQEAIIHFREAIRLAPCRLDCYEGLIECYLASNSIREAMVMANNVYKTLGANAQTLTLLATVCLEDPVTQEKAKTLLDKALTQRPDYIKAVVKKAELLSREQKYEDGIALLRNALANQSDCVLHRILGDFLVAVNEYQEAMDQYSIALSLDPNDQKSLEGMQKMEKEESPTDATQEEDVDDMEGSGEEGDLEGSDSEAAQWADQEQWFGMQ; encoded by the exons ATGAGCGTGGTGGAGCACGTACGGGAGATGGCGTCCGCCGGGCTCCACTCTAACGTGCGGCTCCTCAGCGGGCTTCTCCTCACCATGAGCGGCAATAACTC GGAACTGTTTTCACCATCTCAGAAATACCAGCTCCTTGTATATCATGCAGACTCTCTCTTCCATGATAAAGAATACAGAAATGCTGTAAGCAAGTATACAATGGccttgcagcagaaaaaagcGTTAAGTAAAACTTCAAAAGTAAGACCTTCTACTGGGAATGCTGCATCAACTCCCCAAAGccag tgtttaccATCTGAAATTGAAGTGAAATATAAAATGGCTGAATGTTACACAATGCTGAAGCAAGACAAAGATGCTATTGCTATTCTTGATGGGATTCCTTCCAGACAGAGGACCCCAAAG ATCAATATGATGTTGGCAAATCTGTACAAGAAAGCAGGTCAAGAACGCTCATCTGTTACAAGCTACAAAGAAGTACTAAGGCAGTGCCCTTTAGCACTTGATGCTATACTAG GCTTGCTCTCACTGTCGGTGAAAGGTGCGGAAGTGGCCTCTATGACAATCAACGTAATTCAGAGTATTCCTAACTTGGATTGGCTTTCAGTGTGGATCAAGGCATATGCTTTTGTGCATACTGGAGATAACACAAGAGCAATAAACACCATTTG ctCTTTAGAGAAAAAGTCATTGCTGAGGGATAACGTAGACTTACTGGGGAGCTTAGCAGACCTGTATTTCAGAGCCGGAGATAATAAAAATTCTATTCTAAAATTTGAACAAGCACAAATGCTGGATCCTTACCTAATAAAAG GAATGGACGTATATGGTTATTTATTGGCCCGTGAAGGTCGACTAGAGGATGTGGAGAACTTGGGCTGTCGTCTCTTCAATATTTCTGATCAACATGCGGAACCCTGGGTGGTATCTGG GTGTCATAGTTTCTACAGTAAACGATACTCTCGTGCCTTATACTTAGGGGCCAAAGCTATCCAGCTCAATAGTAACAGCGTTCAAGCTCTCCTGCTGAAAGGAGCTGCTCTTAGGAATATGGGCCGAGTACAGGAAGCAATTATACACTTCCGTGAAGCAATACGTCTTGCACCTTGCAGGCTGGATTGCTATGAAG GTCTCATCGAATGTTATCTAGCGTCCAACAGTATCCGGGAAGCTATGGTCATGGCAAATAACGTGTATAAAACTCTGGGAGCAAATGCACAGACACTTACTCTGTTAGCAACAGTCTGTCTTGAAGACCCAGTCAcgcaggaaaaagcaaaaacgTTATTGGACAAAGCGCTAACGCAAAGACCTGATTACATTAAAGCTGTGGTGAAGAAAGCAGAACTTCTTA GTAGAGAACAGAAGTATGAAGATGGAATTGCTTTGCTGAGGAATGCACTGGCTAATCAGAGTGACTGTGTTCTGCACCGAATACTGGGCGACTTTCTTGTAGCTGTCAACGAGTATCAGGAAGCAATGGACCAGTACAGTATTGCCCTAAG TTTGGATCCAAATGATCAGAAGTCACTAGAAGGaatgcagaaaatggaaaaagaggaaagtcCAACAGATGCAACCCAGGAAGAAGATGTGGATGATATGGAGGGAAGTGGAGAAGAGGGGGACTTGGAAGGCAGTGACAGTGAAGCAGCTCAGTGGGCAGATCAAGAGCAGTGGTTTGGCATGCAGTAA
- the ANAPC7 gene encoding anaphase-promoting complex subunit 7 isoform X2 yields the protein MSVVEHVREMASAGLHSNVRLLSGLLLTMSGNNSELFSPSQKYQLLVYHADSLFHDKEYRNAVSKYTMALQQKKALSKTSKVRPSTGNAASTPQSQCLPSEIEVKYKMAECYTMLKQDKDAIAILDGIPSRQRTPKINMMLANLYKKAGQERSSVTSYKEVLRQCPLALDAILGLLSLSVKGAEVASMTINVIQSIPNLDWLSVWIKAYAFVHTGDNTRAINTICSLEKKSLLRDNVDLLGSLADLYFRAGDNKNSILKFEQAQMLDPYLIKGMDVYGYLLAREGRLEDVENLGCRLFNISDQHAEPWVVSGCHSFYSKRYSRALYLGAKAIQLNSNSVQALLLKGAALRNMGRVQEAIIHFREAIRLAPCRLDCYEGREQKYEDGIALLRNALANQSDCVLHRILGDFLVAVNEYQEAMDQYSIALSLDPNDQKSLEGMQKMEKEESPTDATQEEDVDDMEGSGEEGDLEGSDSEAAQWADQEQWFGMQ from the exons ATGAGCGTGGTGGAGCACGTACGGGAGATGGCGTCCGCCGGGCTCCACTCTAACGTGCGGCTCCTCAGCGGGCTTCTCCTCACCATGAGCGGCAATAACTC GGAACTGTTTTCACCATCTCAGAAATACCAGCTCCTTGTATATCATGCAGACTCTCTCTTCCATGATAAAGAATACAGAAATGCTGTAAGCAAGTATACAATGGccttgcagcagaaaaaagcGTTAAGTAAAACTTCAAAAGTAAGACCTTCTACTGGGAATGCTGCATCAACTCCCCAAAGccag tgtttaccATCTGAAATTGAAGTGAAATATAAAATGGCTGAATGTTACACAATGCTGAAGCAAGACAAAGATGCTATTGCTATTCTTGATGGGATTCCTTCCAGACAGAGGACCCCAAAG ATCAATATGATGTTGGCAAATCTGTACAAGAAAGCAGGTCAAGAACGCTCATCTGTTACAAGCTACAAAGAAGTACTAAGGCAGTGCCCTTTAGCACTTGATGCTATACTAG GCTTGCTCTCACTGTCGGTGAAAGGTGCGGAAGTGGCCTCTATGACAATCAACGTAATTCAGAGTATTCCTAACTTGGATTGGCTTTCAGTGTGGATCAAGGCATATGCTTTTGTGCATACTGGAGATAACACAAGAGCAATAAACACCATTTG ctCTTTAGAGAAAAAGTCATTGCTGAGGGATAACGTAGACTTACTGGGGAGCTTAGCAGACCTGTATTTCAGAGCCGGAGATAATAAAAATTCTATTCTAAAATTTGAACAAGCACAAATGCTGGATCCTTACCTAATAAAAG GAATGGACGTATATGGTTATTTATTGGCCCGTGAAGGTCGACTAGAGGATGTGGAGAACTTGGGCTGTCGTCTCTTCAATATTTCTGATCAACATGCGGAACCCTGGGTGGTATCTGG GTGTCATAGTTTCTACAGTAAACGATACTCTCGTGCCTTATACTTAGGGGCCAAAGCTATCCAGCTCAATAGTAACAGCGTTCAAGCTCTCCTGCTGAAAGGAGCTGCTCTTAGGAATATGGGCCGAGTACAGGAAGCAATTATACACTTCCGTGAAGCAATACGTCTTGCACCTTGCAGGCTGGATTGCTATGAAG GTAGAGAACAGAAGTATGAAGATGGAATTGCTTTGCTGAGGAATGCACTGGCTAATCAGAGTGACTGTGTTCTGCACCGAATACTGGGCGACTTTCTTGTAGCTGTCAACGAGTATCAGGAAGCAATGGACCAGTACAGTATTGCCCTAAG TTTGGATCCAAATGATCAGAAGTCACTAGAAGGaatgcagaaaatggaaaaagaggaaagtcCAACAGATGCAACCCAGGAAGAAGATGTGGATGATATGGAGGGAAGTGGAGAAGAGGGGGACTTGGAAGGCAGTGACAGTGAAGCAGCTCAGTGGGCAGATCAAGAGCAGTGGTTTGGCATGCAGTAA
- the ANAPC7 gene encoding anaphase-promoting complex subunit 7 isoform X5: protein MALQQKKALSKTSKVRPSTGNAASTPQSQCLPSEIEVKYKMAECYTMLKQDKDAIAILDGIPSRQRTPKINMMLANLYKKAGQERSSVTSYKEVLRQCPLALDAILGLLSLSVKGAEVASMTINVIQSIPNLDWLSVWIKAYAFVHTGDNTRAINTICSLEKKSLLRDNVDLLGSLADLYFRAGDNKNSILKFEQAQMLDPYLIKGMDVYGYLLAREGRLEDVENLGCRLFNISDQHAEPWVVSGCHSFYSKRYSRALYLGAKAIQLNSNSVQALLLKGAALRNMGRVQEAIIHFREAIRLAPCRLDCYEGLIECYLASNSIREAMVMANNVYKTLGANAQTLTLLATVCLEDPVTQEKAKTLLDKALTQRPDYIKAVVKKAELLSREQKYEDGIALLRNALANQSDCVLHRILGDFLVAVNEYQEAMDQYSIALSLDPNDQKSLEGMQKMEKEESPTDATQEEDVDDMEGSGEEGDLEGSDSEAAQWADQEQWFGMQ from the exons ATGGccttgcagcagaaaaaagcGTTAAGTAAAACTTCAAAAGTAAGACCTTCTACTGGGAATGCTGCATCAACTCCCCAAAGccag tgtttaccATCTGAAATTGAAGTGAAATATAAAATGGCTGAATGTTACACAATGCTGAAGCAAGACAAAGATGCTATTGCTATTCTTGATGGGATTCCTTCCAGACAGAGGACCCCAAAG ATCAATATGATGTTGGCAAATCTGTACAAGAAAGCAGGTCAAGAACGCTCATCTGTTACAAGCTACAAAGAAGTACTAAGGCAGTGCCCTTTAGCACTTGATGCTATACTAG GCTTGCTCTCACTGTCGGTGAAAGGTGCGGAAGTGGCCTCTATGACAATCAACGTAATTCAGAGTATTCCTAACTTGGATTGGCTTTCAGTGTGGATCAAGGCATATGCTTTTGTGCATACTGGAGATAACACAAGAGCAATAAACACCATTTG ctCTTTAGAGAAAAAGTCATTGCTGAGGGATAACGTAGACTTACTGGGGAGCTTAGCAGACCTGTATTTCAGAGCCGGAGATAATAAAAATTCTATTCTAAAATTTGAACAAGCACAAATGCTGGATCCTTACCTAATAAAAG GAATGGACGTATATGGTTATTTATTGGCCCGTGAAGGTCGACTAGAGGATGTGGAGAACTTGGGCTGTCGTCTCTTCAATATTTCTGATCAACATGCGGAACCCTGGGTGGTATCTGG GTGTCATAGTTTCTACAGTAAACGATACTCTCGTGCCTTATACTTAGGGGCCAAAGCTATCCAGCTCAATAGTAACAGCGTTCAAGCTCTCCTGCTGAAAGGAGCTGCTCTTAGGAATATGGGCCGAGTACAGGAAGCAATTATACACTTCCGTGAAGCAATACGTCTTGCACCTTGCAGGCTGGATTGCTATGAAG GTCTCATCGAATGTTATCTAGCGTCCAACAGTATCCGGGAAGCTATGGTCATGGCAAATAACGTGTATAAAACTCTGGGAGCAAATGCACAGACACTTACTCTGTTAGCAACAGTCTGTCTTGAAGACCCAGTCAcgcaggaaaaagcaaaaacgTTATTGGACAAAGCGCTAACGCAAAGACCTGATTACATTAAAGCTGTGGTGAAGAAAGCAGAACTTCTTA GTAGAGAACAGAAGTATGAAGATGGAATTGCTTTGCTGAGGAATGCACTGGCTAATCAGAGTGACTGTGTTCTGCACCGAATACTGGGCGACTTTCTTGTAGCTGTCAACGAGTATCAGGAAGCAATGGACCAGTACAGTATTGCCCTAAG TTTGGATCCAAATGATCAGAAGTCACTAGAAGGaatgcagaaaatggaaaaagaggaaagtcCAACAGATGCAACCCAGGAAGAAGATGTGGATGATATGGAGGGAAGTGGAGAAGAGGGGGACTTGGAAGGCAGTGACAGTGAAGCAGCTCAGTGGGCAGATCAAGAGCAGTGGTTTGGCATGCAGTAA
- the ANAPC7 gene encoding anaphase-promoting complex subunit 7 isoform X4 produces the protein MMLANLYKKAGQERSSVTSYKEVLRQCPLALDAILGLLSLSVKGAEVASMTINVIQSIPNLDWLSVWIKAYAFVHTGDNTRAINTICSLEKKSLLRDNVDLLGSLADLYFRAGDNKNSILKFEQAQMLDPYLIKGMDVYGYLLAREGRLEDVENLGCRLFNISDQHAEPWVVSGCHSFYSKRYSRALYLGAKAIQLNSNSVQALLLKGAALRNMGRVQEAIIHFREAIRLAPCRLDCYEGLIECYLASNSIREAMVMANNVYKTLGANAQTLTLLATVCLEDPVTQEKAKTLLDKALTQRPDYIKAVVKKAELLSREQKYEDGIALLRNALANQSDCVLHRILGDFLVAVNEYQEAMDQYSIALSLDPNDQKSLEGMQKMEKEESPTDATQEEDVDDMEGSGEEGDLEGSDSEAAQWADQEQWFGMQ, from the exons ATGATGTTGGCAAATCTGTACAAGAAAGCAGGTCAAGAACGCTCATCTGTTACAAGCTACAAAGAAGTACTAAGGCAGTGCCCTTTAGCACTTGATGCTATACTAG GCTTGCTCTCACTGTCGGTGAAAGGTGCGGAAGTGGCCTCTATGACAATCAACGTAATTCAGAGTATTCCTAACTTGGATTGGCTTTCAGTGTGGATCAAGGCATATGCTTTTGTGCATACTGGAGATAACACAAGAGCAATAAACACCATTTG ctCTTTAGAGAAAAAGTCATTGCTGAGGGATAACGTAGACTTACTGGGGAGCTTAGCAGACCTGTATTTCAGAGCCGGAGATAATAAAAATTCTATTCTAAAATTTGAACAAGCACAAATGCTGGATCCTTACCTAATAAAAG GAATGGACGTATATGGTTATTTATTGGCCCGTGAAGGTCGACTAGAGGATGTGGAGAACTTGGGCTGTCGTCTCTTCAATATTTCTGATCAACATGCGGAACCCTGGGTGGTATCTGG GTGTCATAGTTTCTACAGTAAACGATACTCTCGTGCCTTATACTTAGGGGCCAAAGCTATCCAGCTCAATAGTAACAGCGTTCAAGCTCTCCTGCTGAAAGGAGCTGCTCTTAGGAATATGGGCCGAGTACAGGAAGCAATTATACACTTCCGTGAAGCAATACGTCTTGCACCTTGCAGGCTGGATTGCTATGAAG GTCTCATCGAATGTTATCTAGCGTCCAACAGTATCCGGGAAGCTATGGTCATGGCAAATAACGTGTATAAAACTCTGGGAGCAAATGCACAGACACTTACTCTGTTAGCAACAGTCTGTCTTGAAGACCCAGTCAcgcaggaaaaagcaaaaacgTTATTGGACAAAGCGCTAACGCAAAGACCTGATTACATTAAAGCTGTGGTGAAGAAAGCAGAACTTCTTA GTAGAGAACAGAAGTATGAAGATGGAATTGCTTTGCTGAGGAATGCACTGGCTAATCAGAGTGACTGTGTTCTGCACCGAATACTGGGCGACTTTCTTGTAGCTGTCAACGAGTATCAGGAAGCAATGGACCAGTACAGTATTGCCCTAAG TTTGGATCCAAATGATCAGAAGTCACTAGAAGGaatgcagaaaatggaaaaagaggaaagtcCAACAGATGCAACCCAGGAAGAAGATGTGGATGATATGGAGGGAAGTGGAGAAGAGGGGGACTTGGAAGGCAGTGACAGTGAAGCAGCTCAGTGGGCAGATCAAGAGCAGTGGTTTGGCATGCAGTAA
- the ANAPC7 gene encoding anaphase-promoting complex subunit 7 isoform X3 translates to MSVVEHVREMASAGLHSNVRLLSGLLLTMSGNNSELFSPSQKYQLLVYHADSLFHDKEYRNAVSKYTMALQQKKALSKTSKVRPSTGNAASTPQSQCLPSEIEVKYKMAECYTMLKQDKDAIAILDGIPSRQRTPKINMMLANLYKKAGQERSSVTSYKEVLRQCPLALDAILGLLSLSVKGAEVASMTINVIQSIPNLDWLSVWIKAYAFVHTGDNTRAINTICSLEKKSLLRDNVDLLGSLADLYFRAGDNKNSILKFEQAQMLDPYLIKGMDVYGYLLAREGRLEDVENLGCRLFNISDQHAEPWVVSGCHSFYSKRYSRALYLGAKAIQLNSNSVQALLLKGAALRNMGRVQEAIIHFREAIRLAPCRLDCYEGLIECYLASNSIREAMVMANNVYKTLGANAQTLTLLATVCLEDPVTQEKAKTLLDKALTQRPDYIKAVVKKAELLTLHINR, encoded by the exons ATGAGCGTGGTGGAGCACGTACGGGAGATGGCGTCCGCCGGGCTCCACTCTAACGTGCGGCTCCTCAGCGGGCTTCTCCTCACCATGAGCGGCAATAACTC GGAACTGTTTTCACCATCTCAGAAATACCAGCTCCTTGTATATCATGCAGACTCTCTCTTCCATGATAAAGAATACAGAAATGCTGTAAGCAAGTATACAATGGccttgcagcagaaaaaagcGTTAAGTAAAACTTCAAAAGTAAGACCTTCTACTGGGAATGCTGCATCAACTCCCCAAAGccag tgtttaccATCTGAAATTGAAGTGAAATATAAAATGGCTGAATGTTACACAATGCTGAAGCAAGACAAAGATGCTATTGCTATTCTTGATGGGATTCCTTCCAGACAGAGGACCCCAAAG ATCAATATGATGTTGGCAAATCTGTACAAGAAAGCAGGTCAAGAACGCTCATCTGTTACAAGCTACAAAGAAGTACTAAGGCAGTGCCCTTTAGCACTTGATGCTATACTAG GCTTGCTCTCACTGTCGGTGAAAGGTGCGGAAGTGGCCTCTATGACAATCAACGTAATTCAGAGTATTCCTAACTTGGATTGGCTTTCAGTGTGGATCAAGGCATATGCTTTTGTGCATACTGGAGATAACACAAGAGCAATAAACACCATTTG ctCTTTAGAGAAAAAGTCATTGCTGAGGGATAACGTAGACTTACTGGGGAGCTTAGCAGACCTGTATTTCAGAGCCGGAGATAATAAAAATTCTATTCTAAAATTTGAACAAGCACAAATGCTGGATCCTTACCTAATAAAAG GAATGGACGTATATGGTTATTTATTGGCCCGTGAAGGTCGACTAGAGGATGTGGAGAACTTGGGCTGTCGTCTCTTCAATATTTCTGATCAACATGCGGAACCCTGGGTGGTATCTGG GTGTCATAGTTTCTACAGTAAACGATACTCTCGTGCCTTATACTTAGGGGCCAAAGCTATCCAGCTCAATAGTAACAGCGTTCAAGCTCTCCTGCTGAAAGGAGCTGCTCTTAGGAATATGGGCCGAGTACAGGAAGCAATTATACACTTCCGTGAAGCAATACGTCTTGCACCTTGCAGGCTGGATTGCTATGAAG GTCTCATCGAATGTTATCTAGCGTCCAACAGTATCCGGGAAGCTATGGTCATGGCAAATAACGTGTATAAAACTCTGGGAGCAAATGCACAGACACTTACTCTGTTAGCAACAGTCTGTCTTGAAGACCCAGTCAcgcaggaaaaagcaaaaacgTTATTGGACAAAGCGCTAACGCAAAGACCTGATTACATTAAAGCTGTGGTGAAGAAAGCAGAACTTCTTA CTTTGCATATAAACAGGTAG